In a genomic window of Cerasicoccus sp. TK19100:
- a CDS encoding ABC transporter ATP-binding protein, translating to MAEVTLKDLVKEYRDDKRTTFRAVKGINLEIRDREFMVLVGPSGCGKSTSLRMIAGLEDISGGTISIADRVVNDVQPKDRDIAMVFQNYALYPHMTVFDNMAFGLKLLKYPRDEIKKRVDDAAEILGLHSMLDRKPKQLSGGQRQRVAVGRAIVRKPKVFLFDEPLSNLDAKMRVQMRTEISKLHARLNATMIYVTHDQTEAMTMGDRICVMKDGNIMQVDEPLDLYNHPENMFTAGFIGSPPMNFFHGQLVSEGGKLIFVENNTAGAPIRITLDDRLSRLAQNYQGKGIVLGVRPEDIADAVTVHNLDESRCLTAKVEVSEPMGAETYLYFDTGAHSFIAKVHSEHKFDFGQSVKVSLDLEKAHLFDPETENVLK from the coding sequence ATGGCAGAAGTAACCCTCAAAGATTTGGTCAAGGAATACCGCGACGACAAGCGTACGACCTTCCGTGCCGTTAAAGGCATCAATTTGGAAATTCGCGACCGCGAGTTCATGGTGCTCGTTGGCCCCTCCGGCTGTGGCAAGTCCACCTCGCTACGCATGATCGCTGGCCTGGAAGACATCTCCGGCGGCACGATTTCTATCGCTGACCGCGTCGTCAACGACGTGCAGCCCAAGGACCGCGACATCGCCATGGTTTTCCAAAATTACGCGCTGTATCCGCACATGACGGTGTTCGACAACATGGCCTTTGGCCTGAAATTGCTCAAATACCCGCGCGACGAAATTAAAAAGCGTGTCGATGACGCCGCTGAAATCCTCGGTCTGCACTCGATGCTCGACCGCAAGCCCAAGCAGCTCTCGGGTGGTCAGCGCCAGCGTGTGGCTGTGGGCCGCGCGATTGTCCGCAAACCCAAGGTGTTCCTCTTCGACGAGCCGCTTTCCAACCTCGACGCCAAGATGCGCGTGCAAATGCGCACGGAGATTTCTAAGCTCCACGCACGCCTCAATGCCACGATGATCTACGTGACGCACGACCAGACCGAGGCGATGACCATGGGTGATCGTATCTGCGTCATGAAGGACGGCAACATCATGCAAGTTGATGAGCCGCTGGACCTTTACAACCACCCGGAGAACATGTTCACGGCCGGCTTCATCGGTAGCCCGCCCATGAATTTCTTCCACGGCCAACTCGTTTCCGAAGGCGGTAAGCTGATTTTCGTGGAGAACAACACCGCCGGTGCCCCGATCCGCATTACGCTCGACGACCGTCTCTCGCGCCTAGCCCAGAATTACCAGGGCAAGGGCATCGTGCTCGGTGTGCGTCCCGAGGACATCGCCGACGCCGTAACCGTGCACAATCTCGACGAGTCGCGTTGCCTCACCGCCAAGGTGGAAGTTTCCGAGCCCATGGGCGCTGAGACCTATCTTTACTTCGATACCGGAGCCCACAGCTTCATCGCGAAGGTCCACTCAGAGCACAAGTTCGACTTCGGACAGAGCGTCAAAGTATCGCTGGATTTGGAAAAAGCCCACCTCTTCGATCCGGAAACGGAAAACGTGCTGAAGTAG
- the gatB gene encoding Asp-tRNA(Asn)/Glu-tRNA(Gln) amidotransferase subunit GatB has product MEFEPVIGLEVHVQLKTRSKMFTRVAYEYGHEPNTLTNPVVMGLPGALPVMNKEAVYKTVQMGLILGCKIAETCKWDRKNYFYPDSPKNYQLTQADQPICIGGEVEIEMLGSSRNVMGEHRKVVLNRIHLEEDVGKLTHTTNDSLVDYNRAGAALCEIVTEPNLYSADEVFAFMTALRNMIVTAGLSDCDMEKGQMRCDANISIRKKGEKTLGTKVELKNMNTISGVRNAVNYEIKRQIRAKTTGFEEIVQETRRWDPDKQETESMRMKEESHDYRYFPDPDLMPVTIPAEQVEKIRAELPEMPFDRQRRYMDEMGLPYTITSVLCPDRELAEFFEESLALTKGKGEAKAVANLVANELIRDLSAAEGEGRQPLSAVKITPAHVAELVILTEDGVITKQIANKEVWPEMAETGKMPSAIVEEKGLKADNDSGELEKIVAEIVADPKHEKAINQFKDGNDKALNSLIGPVMKATQGKANPAEVQKLMRAAVAKM; this is encoded by the coding sequence ATGGAATTTGAACCGGTAATCGGACTGGAAGTTCACGTGCAGCTAAAAACGCGCTCGAAGATGTTTACGCGCGTTGCCTATGAGTATGGCCACGAGCCCAACACCCTCACGAATCCCGTCGTGATGGGCCTGCCGGGTGCCTTGCCCGTCATGAACAAGGAAGCCGTTTACAAGACGGTGCAGATGGGCCTGATTCTCGGCTGCAAGATCGCCGAAACCTGCAAGTGGGACCGCAAAAACTACTTCTACCCGGACAGCCCGAAGAATTACCAGCTCACCCAGGCCGATCAGCCAATCTGCATTGGCGGCGAGGTGGAGATCGAGATGCTTGGCTCGTCGCGCAACGTCATGGGCGAGCATCGCAAGGTGGTGCTCAATCGCATTCACTTGGAGGAAGACGTGGGTAAGCTGACCCACACGACGAACGACAGCCTCGTGGACTACAACCGGGCGGGCGCTGCGCTCTGTGAAATCGTCACCGAGCCGAACCTATATTCGGCGGATGAAGTTTTTGCATTCATGACTGCGCTGCGCAACATGATCGTCACCGCCGGCCTCTCCGATTGCGACATGGAGAAGGGCCAAATGCGCTGCGACGCCAATATTTCCATCCGTAAGAAGGGCGAGAAAACGTTGGGCACCAAGGTCGAGCTCAAGAACATGAACACGATCTCGGGCGTCCGCAATGCGGTTAACTACGAGATCAAGCGCCAAATCCGCGCCAAGACGACTGGCTTTGAAGAGATTGTCCAAGAGACACGCCGCTGGGATCCGGACAAGCAGGAAACTGAGTCCATGCGGATGAAGGAGGAAAGCCATGACTACCGTTATTTCCCCGATCCTGACCTGATGCCGGTGACGATTCCCGCCGAGCAGGTGGAGAAGATTCGCGCCGAGCTGCCGGAAATGCCGTTTGACCGCCAGCGTCGCTACATGGATGAGATGGGCCTGCCTTACACAATCACGTCCGTGCTTTGCCCGGACCGCGAACTGGCCGAATTTTTCGAAGAATCCCTGGCGTTGACCAAGGGCAAAGGCGAAGCCAAGGCCGTCGCCAATCTCGTGGCCAATGAGCTGATTCGCGACTTGTCCGCCGCCGAAGGCGAGGGCCGCCAGCCGCTGAGCGCGGTGAAGATTACCCCCGCGCACGTCGCGGAGCTGGTCATCTTGACCGAAGATGGCGTCATCACCAAGCAGATTGCCAACAAGGAAGTGTGGCCGGAGATGGCCGAGACCGGCAAAATGCCGTCTGCCATCGTCGAAGAAAAAGGCCTCAAGGCGGACAACGACAGCGGCGAGCTGGAAAAAATCGTTGCCGAAATCGTTGCCGACCCGAAGCACGAAAAGGCGATCAACCAGTTTAAGGATGGCAACGACAAGGCGCTGAACTCCCTGATCGGTCCCGTAATGAAGGCGACTCAGGGTAAGGCGAATCCGGCCGAGGTGCAGAAGCTCATGCGCGCAGCCGTGGCGAAGATGTAG
- a CDS encoding LacI family DNA-binding transcriptional regulator, protein MTKERQLTAGNQRLNVKALMDSAAKTPTMAEVAAKAGVSKMAVSLALRGSPRVSEAKRKMILEVAAAMNYRPNPQVQTLMANLRATRPVEMHSVIAWITTFGTEFGWEKHRVSVDYFKGALLRGKELGYRVEPMWAFSKGMRGSRLSDVLAARGINGVIIPPTPNTETQLDLRWEELASATIGYSFTQPKLHRAAANLPDAMSVALHKCEQLGYERIGFVITSDTDFRVNHSWMAVYLAWQHFQKPSRVLPIHYVAENTPIEKHLGAWVKKHKPDVIISPYREIKLWLPEMLGINIPEDVGYVSLANRADQYLDMLGVKVSGIDQQDDAIGAAAVDLVVAQLQRNEKGLPVTPKVVLTEGLWRDGETVGKKIKPAKQQPAKKVKGRAVRKKPLATKSS, encoded by the coding sequence TTGACGAAAGAACGCCAGTTGACAGCCGGAAACCAAAGACTCAATGTGAAGGCGCTGATGGACAGTGCCGCCAAGACCCCGACGATGGCCGAGGTAGCCGCCAAAGCGGGTGTGTCCAAGATGGCCGTATCACTCGCATTGCGCGGCAGCCCACGTGTATCTGAGGCCAAGCGGAAGATGATCCTCGAAGTCGCCGCGGCGATGAACTACCGCCCCAACCCGCAGGTCCAAACACTAATGGCCAACCTGCGCGCAACGCGGCCTGTGGAAATGCACTCCGTGATCGCATGGATTACCACCTTCGGTACCGAGTTTGGCTGGGAAAAGCATCGCGTCTCCGTGGACTATTTTAAGGGCGCGTTGCTGCGCGGCAAAGAGCTGGGCTATCGGGTCGAACCGATGTGGGCTTTTTCCAAAGGAATGCGCGGCTCCCGCCTGAGCGACGTGCTCGCCGCACGGGGCATTAACGGCGTCATCATCCCCCCGACGCCCAATACGGAGACCCAGCTCGACCTGCGCTGGGAAGAGCTTGCCAGCGCGACGATCGGCTACAGCTTCACGCAGCCCAAGCTGCACCGCGCGGCCGCAAACCTACCCGATGCGATGTCGGTGGCGCTCCATAAATGCGAGCAACTTGGCTACGAGCGTATCGGCTTCGTGATTACCTCGGACACGGACTTTCGCGTGAACCACTCGTGGATGGCCGTTTATTTGGCGTGGCAACATTTTCAAAAACCAAGCCGCGTTCTTCCCATTCATTATGTGGCGGAAAACACCCCCATCGAGAAGCACCTCGGAGCCTGGGTTAAGAAACACAAGCCGGATGTAATCATCAGCCCGTACCGGGAGATTAAACTCTGGCTGCCCGAAATGCTCGGCATCAATATTCCGGAAGACGTAGGCTATGTGTCGCTCGCCAACCGGGCCGATCAGTATCTTGACATGTTGGGCGTCAAGGTAAGCGGGATCGATCAGCAGGATGACGCCATTGGCGCGGCTGCGGTGGATCTCGTCGTTGCACAATTACAGCGCAACGAAAAAGGCCTTCCGGTAACGCCCAAAGTCGTGCTCACCGAAGGCCTTTGGCGAGACGGTGAAACAGTCGGCAAGAAGATCAAACCGGCCAAGCAACAACCTGCGAAGAAAGTAAAAGGCCGCGCCGTGAGAAAAAAGCCATTGGCCACGAAGTCCTCTTAA
- a CDS encoding PEP-CTERM sorting domain-containing protein, translating into MNIRFAIASSILLSSSTFAASALWDGPGYNGSWAIAGASVGWVDGGSNTTVPNGVGDVAQFDNNSFFGSGGSLYMATDTSGNGSVLNVTLGGMTLVGPTSGRGFDLRSPTAGTSTLTFAASSGNAFITNSATGVDNSGINFDVNIALSDSLDVFVQKVYGGSRTGIIFREQVTGAGAINKTGAGLISFQGTAGANTFSGGLNVSNGSVFVEKDGALGTGDVRVEQSAIDSTAALSIGSSVTDGIDDAALLFLGSDSGNFATISLSAGVNETIGGLYFDNVLQASGTWGATGSGAANINDDWFAGSGMLTVVPEPSTYALGIASLALIVVMVRRRK; encoded by the coding sequence ATGAATATTCGCTTCGCAATTGCCTCTAGCATACTCCTGTCCAGTTCAACGTTCGCTGCGTCCGCCCTCTGGGATGGTCCAGGCTACAATGGTAGCTGGGCTATCGCTGGTGCCTCCGTTGGCTGGGTTGATGGTGGCTCCAATACGACGGTTCCTAACGGCGTAGGCGACGTCGCACAATTCGACAACAACTCCTTCTTTGGCAGTGGTGGTAGCCTCTACATGGCGACCGATACCAGTGGCAATGGCTCCGTGTTGAACGTTACTTTGGGCGGCATGACCTTGGTAGGGCCGACCTCGGGACGCGGCTTTGATCTTCGCTCACCAACTGCCGGTACTTCCACGCTCACATTCGCTGCCTCATCCGGTAATGCTTTCATTACCAATAGTGCTACTGGGGTTGATAATTCTGGCATCAACTTTGATGTGAATATTGCGCTGAGCGATTCTTTGGATGTTTTCGTGCAAAAGGTTTATGGTGGCAGCCGCACGGGTATCATATTCCGTGAGCAAGTCACTGGCGCAGGTGCCATTAATAAGACGGGTGCTGGTCTCATCAGTTTTCAGGGAACTGCGGGTGCCAATACTTTCTCGGGCGGATTGAATGTTAGCAACGGCTCGGTCTTTGTGGAGAAGGATGGCGCGCTCGGCACGGGCGATGTTCGTGTAGAACAGTCGGCCATCGATTCAACAGCAGCCTTGAGCATCGGCTCAAGCGTCACGGACGGTATTGATGATGCTGCTTTGCTTTTCCTCGGAAGTGACAGCGGTAACTTCGCGACGATCTCTCTCTCGGCCGGTGTGAATGAAACGATTGGTGGGCTATACTTCGACAACGTCCTCCAGGCATCCGGCACTTGGGGTGCGACTGGCAGCGGCGCGGCCAACATTAACGATGACTGGTTCGCCGGCTCGGGAATGTTGACCGTTGTTCCAGAGCCGTCCACCTATGCGCTCGGCATTGCGTCGCTTGCACTGATCGTGGTGATGGTGCGCCGCCGGAAATAA
- a CDS encoding polysaccharide lyase has protein sequence MNHTPVINTVIKNLVVLTTLIIGLCASLSAEAPNLIENPTFANAADSGLPPGWSAYPGGSGLKGLPEGGLQIHDSSKSKGLGAIQWLPAQAGATYTLSGDFTGEGGLFVYITFTSKIPVKAANTSDVTLEEKRQWFKPVPAGGSPISFSATAPTGTTNLRIWIYSPSSGTTNLVAKNMTLTSNGAGQPSAPSAESASNHAPNSDVSAVLDYSTNGWSEDELSSDWVVSGTAQSTSSYASAGRRQLVIRDTDSKGTVAVAKWLPIKPGQRCSATMLLEGSNGLSAYFRFYRERPVSDADNKAQLLTNKSRWVKGGEEAEITAIAPGDASWVQFELYSPSASTCDLAVSKLSLKRVDDPVAAKAVATGLYDWMNFEGGDFSESANLEGSTRKIVAKSEGPVREGEYSYIAQLSKKRERTEVVGQRSPAYGVARYGWSIFVPEDFDANTMFSIVTQWHDWGTGKEYPQDGGAPTHLYISNGQWRFKLRHQGEGHTTDNHQFMLGSVDEDRGKWVDWVLEINFQAEGDGGWMKLYKDDKLVADYEGTTWYEGKDKGPFFKMGIYKGSNKWQGEEAGAQLLFDAYRMAIGENSTYEQVAPSAYTPRSQG, from the coding sequence ATGAACCACACCCCTGTGATAAATACCGTGATCAAAAACCTCGTCGTTTTAACTACTCTCATCATCGGGCTCTGCGCCAGTCTCTCGGCTGAAGCGCCAAACCTGATAGAGAACCCCACGTTCGCCAATGCGGCTGATAGCGGACTACCCCCCGGCTGGAGTGCCTATCCAGGCGGTTCCGGCTTAAAGGGCTTACCCGAGGGTGGGCTGCAAATCCACGACTCAAGCAAAAGCAAAGGCCTGGGCGCGATACAATGGTTGCCCGCGCAAGCTGGTGCCACTTACACGCTGTCGGGTGATTTCACGGGTGAAGGTGGTCTGTTCGTTTACATTACTTTCACCTCGAAAATTCCGGTCAAGGCGGCCAACACCAGCGACGTAACGTTGGAAGAAAAACGCCAATGGTTTAAGCCCGTGCCTGCCGGTGGTAGCCCCATCAGTTTCAGTGCCACTGCGCCGACGGGAACCACGAATCTGCGTATTTGGATTTACAGCCCCAGTTCTGGGACGACCAATCTCGTCGCAAAAAATATGACGCTGACTTCAAATGGTGCGGGCCAACCGAGCGCACCGTCAGCCGAATCCGCTTCTAACCATGCGCCAAACAGCGACGTTAGCGCGGTGCTGGATTACTCAACCAATGGCTGGAGCGAAGACGAACTCAGCAGTGATTGGGTGGTGAGCGGCACGGCGCAGTCCACCAGCAGCTATGCTTCGGCAGGGCGGCGTCAACTCGTGATCCGCGACACAGATTCCAAGGGCACCGTCGCCGTGGCAAAGTGGCTACCCATCAAGCCGGGCCAACGATGCAGTGCCACAATGCTGCTCGAAGGGAGCAACGGCCTCTCGGCATACTTCCGTTTTTATCGGGAGCGTCCGGTGTCTGACGCCGACAACAAAGCACAACTGCTCACGAATAAGAGCCGCTGGGTCAAGGGCGGCGAGGAAGCCGAGATTACGGCAATTGCTCCAGGCGATGCCTCTTGGGTGCAGTTTGAGCTCTATAGCCCATCGGCCAGCACTTGTGATCTTGCCGTGAGCAAGCTGAGCTTGAAACGAGTGGACGATCCGGTTGCCGCTAAAGCCGTCGCTACCGGTCTTTACGATTGGATGAATTTCGAAGGCGGTGATTTTTCCGAGTCAGCGAATCTGGAGGGCTCCACGCGCAAGATTGTCGCCAAGTCCGAGGGGCCGGTTCGCGAAGGTGAATACTCTTACATTGCCCAGCTTAGCAAGAAGCGTGAGCGCACTGAAGTCGTTGGTCAGCGTTCGCCGGCCTACGGCGTTGCCCGCTATGGTTGGAGCATTTTCGTACCAGAAGATTTCGATGCCAATACGATGTTTAGCATCGTTACGCAGTGGCATGACTGGGGCACGGGCAAGGAGTATCCACAAGACGGCGGTGCCCCGACGCATCTCTACATCTCCAACGGCCAATGGCGTTTTAAGCTCCGTCATCAAGGCGAAGGGCACACCACGGATAACCACCAGTTTATGCTCGGCTCAGTGGATGAAGACCGCGGCAAATGGGTCGACTGGGTGCTTGAGATTAATTTTCAGGCCGAGGGTGACGGTGGCTGGATGAAGCTTTATAAGGATGACAAACTGGTCGCCGACTACGAAGGCACGACCTGGTATGAAGGCAAGGACAAGGGCCCATTCTTCAAGATGGGTATCTACAAAGGTTCCAACAAATGGCAGGGCGAGGAGGCTGGCGCACAGCTACTCTTCGACGCCTATCGCATGGCCATCGGCGAGAACTCCACCTACGAGCAAGTCGCGCCATCTGCTTACACGCCACGCTCGCAAGGCTAG
- a CDS encoding RNA polymerase sigma factor codes for MEDKQRAEEDAWLRSAQNGDADAFGYLFRRYHERTVRTLLAMMGSEAEARDVAQQAWVKAWQKIDRYNFEAAFSTWMHRITVNTALDALRKRQREQQRTGSVEEIEQKPSTDATPDRRLQINERWRELLSALDQLPEEQRSALVLRELNGYSYQEIADATHVKTGTVMSRLHAARQKLATIWKNRS; via the coding sequence ATGGAAGACAAGCAACGCGCCGAAGAAGACGCCTGGCTGCGCAGCGCCCAAAACGGCGACGCCGACGCCTTCGGCTACCTGTTTCGCCGTTACCACGAGCGCACCGTCCGCACCCTGCTCGCCATGATGGGCAGCGAGGCCGAGGCACGCGATGTCGCGCAACAGGCATGGGTCAAAGCCTGGCAAAAGATTGACCGCTATAACTTCGAAGCCGCCTTCAGCACCTGGATGCACCGCATCACCGTGAACACCGCACTCGATGCCCTGCGCAAGCGCCAGCGCGAGCAGCAGCGCACGGGCAGCGTCGAAGAGATCGAGCAAAAGCCATCCACCGACGCCACCCCCGACCGCCGGCTCCAGATCAACGAACGTTGGCGCGAGCTGTTAAGCGCCCTCGACCAGCTTCCAGAAGAGCAGCGAAGCGCGCTTGTTTTACGCGAATTAAACGGGTATAGTTATCAGGAAATCGCCGATGCCACCCACGTGAAGACCGGCACCGTCATGTCTCGCCTGCACGCCGCCCGCCAGAAGCTCGCCACCATTTGGAAAAACCGATCATGA
- a CDS encoding sodium:solute symporter family protein: protein MAAPVGGQAQDEHPGDNMSIEYITILIYFIFLVSLGFIVSKMNTNVDDYVRGGAKGTWWIVGSSMFVGGISAFTFTGNASAAFSAGPTFLVIYAANTVGFLLCMIIGPWFRQTRAETWADVLHDRYGVPVEQFSAILGVILSPLSAGIQLYALAVFASSSLDLPVTLLILLLGGIAIAYSTMGGRWGVMTTDFIQGVLMLGMTFLVFFLSLKAVGGWSAFIGYFSDPRFADDFRFVKEPGEFHGDKYSLKWIIIIFFIQLKGYVNLGTAGRFLSVKDGPSARKAALLAAILMFLGSIIWFVPPMVARFLFEAEIQGMGIKEPATASYSFIAQQLLPNGLMGLMLAAMFAATMSSLDTSLNGMTGVIVKNIMPWARKKIGMSELTSEEGVRWCQLSTLGLGAAIISVACIFARQEKLELFDAFLMMGAIIGGPLGLPILLGLWIKRIYWGSYFVIISIAMIPSIYFTYDSTVNEVSWSIQDRMLWIYIFGVVGFFLSLPMWRLVKESERTRIDAFFKRMHRPIDFAKEVGEDNDAVQLKLLGVSSLAMAGFVCLLLLVPNSLDSRLHILSLSGFMGVIGGLLMTAYLRKARALRKAHKANPDMMPQANATSGNNQ, encoded by the coding sequence TTGGCAGCACCTGTGGGCGGCCAAGCGCAGGACGAACACCCCGGAGACAACATGTCGATTGAATACATAACGATCCTGATTTACTTTATCTTTCTGGTCAGCTTGGGCTTCATCGTTTCCAAGATGAATACCAACGTCGACGACTATGTGCGCGGCGGAGCCAAAGGCACGTGGTGGATTGTCGGATCGAGTATGTTCGTTGGCGGCATCAGCGCCTTTACCTTTACGGGTAACGCCTCGGCGGCGTTTAGCGCCGGCCCGACGTTTCTGGTTATCTATGCGGCCAATACAGTTGGCTTTCTGCTTTGCATGATCATCGGGCCGTGGTTCCGGCAAACCCGGGCCGAGACCTGGGCCGACGTTCTACACGATCGCTACGGCGTGCCAGTGGAGCAATTCTCTGCGATTCTTGGCGTGATCCTGTCACCGCTGTCGGCGGGTATTCAGCTCTATGCGCTGGCGGTCTTTGCCTCGTCCTCGCTCGATCTGCCGGTAACGCTGTTGATCCTTTTGCTAGGCGGCATCGCCATTGCCTACTCCACCATGGGCGGGCGCTGGGGCGTGATGACCACGGACTTCATTCAGGGAGTGCTCATGCTCGGCATGACTTTTCTGGTGTTCTTTCTCTCGCTGAAAGCTGTTGGCGGATGGAGCGCATTTATCGGCTACTTCAGTGACCCGCGCTTTGCGGATGACTTCCGATTCGTCAAAGAGCCCGGCGAATTCCACGGCGATAAATATAGCCTGAAGTGGATCATCATCATCTTTTTCATCCAGCTCAAAGGCTATGTAAACCTCGGCACAGCCGGGCGTTTCCTATCCGTGAAAGATGGCCCGTCAGCGCGCAAAGCTGCGCTGCTCGCTGCGATCTTGATGTTTCTGGGGAGCATCATCTGGTTTGTCCCGCCGATGGTCGCACGCTTTCTGTTTGAGGCTGAGATCCAAGGGATGGGCATCAAGGAACCGGCGACCGCCAGCTACTCATTCATTGCTCAGCAGCTACTCCCCAACGGCCTCATGGGGCTGATGCTCGCGGCGATGTTTGCGGCAACGATGAGTAGCCTCGACACCAGCCTTAACGGCATGACCGGCGTCATCGTAAAAAACATCATGCCGTGGGCACGGAAGAAAATCGGCATGTCCGAGCTAACGTCGGAGGAAGGCGTCCGCTGGTGCCAATTGTCGACGCTGGGCCTGGGCGCTGCGATCATCAGCGTGGCCTGCATCTTTGCGCGGCAGGAGAAGCTAGAGCTGTTCGATGCCTTTCTGATGATGGGCGCGATCATCGGCGGCCCGCTGGGCTTGCCCATTCTGCTCGGCCTCTGGATCAAGCGAATTTATTGGGGCAGCTACTTTGTAATCATCAGCATCGCGATGATCCCCTCGATCTACTTCACGTATGATTCAACGGTCAACGAAGTTAGCTGGTCGATCCAGGACCGCATGCTTTGGATCTACATATTCGGCGTTGTCGGCTTTTTCCTGAGCCTTCCGATGTGGCGCTTGGTCAAGGAATCTGAGCGCACCCGAATCGATGCGTTCTTTAAGCGCATGCATCGCCCGATCGACTTTGCTAAGGAAGTCGGCGAAGACAATGACGCCGTCCAGCTCAAGTTGCTCGGGGTGTCATCGTTGGCCATGGCGGGCTTCGTTTGCCTGCTACTACTGGTTCCGAACAGCTTGGATTCACGCCTGCACATTCTTAGCCTCAGTGGCTTCATGGGCGTTATCGGTGGTCTACTGATGACTGCCTATCTGCGCAAAGCCAGGGCGCTCCGCAAAGCCCACAAAGCCAACCCGGACATGATGCCGCAGGCCAATGCGACTTCGGGCAACAACCAGTAA
- a CDS encoding LptF/LptG family permease, translating to MRLLDRYIFFEWLKAFIMALAAMIGVLLLEDVQDDMQDYLEWGASSTDILLYYLNLLPSFLPLILPIALLISILFTLGNLHRNSEITAMRAGGLHLFTITRSLWLSGGLLALLLLALNARVVPESVERSLLMRNNWQMTHFAEVYGSKNTGNVYHMSFDNQRENRIWFMNRFSDFTYDGFGVNVYERDDEGREVRRLVGDEAFYDEVAGHWTFVNGREMLFDPETGESYNSIGFEEREFPELTEDPWLMQALNDEPDNLSLNEIQRLLDLSSSENPKLPMYELRQQRILSQPLVCLVMVGIAVPFAVAGVRVNPVVGVAKALGLFAVFFALEEVFRLLGSQGVMPLSLAVWLPFALMLLVSAHYFRKVV from the coding sequence ATGAGGCTCCTCGACCGATACATTTTCTTTGAATGGCTAAAGGCGTTTATTATGGCCCTGGCGGCGATGATCGGCGTGCTGCTGCTGGAGGATGTGCAGGACGACATGCAGGACTACCTGGAGTGGGGCGCCTCCTCCACGGATATACTGCTCTATTATCTGAATCTACTGCCCAGCTTTTTGCCGCTGATCCTGCCGATTGCGCTGTTGATCTCGATTCTGTTTACGCTGGGCAACCTGCACCGCAACAGCGAGATCACCGCCATGCGCGCGGGCGGGCTGCACTTGTTTACCATCACGCGGTCGCTTTGGCTATCGGGGGGGCTGCTAGCGCTGTTGCTGCTGGCACTGAATGCACGCGTGGTGCCGGAGTCGGTCGAGCGCTCGCTCCTCATGCGCAATAATTGGCAAATGACTCACTTTGCCGAGGTGTATGGCTCGAAGAATACCGGCAACGTGTATCACATGTCTTTCGATAATCAGCGCGAGAATCGCATCTGGTTCATGAACCGGTTCAGCGACTTCACTTACGATGGTTTTGGCGTCAATGTTTACGAGCGCGATGACGAAGGTCGCGAAGTGCGCCGCCTAGTGGGCGATGAGGCTTTCTATGACGAAGTCGCCGGGCATTGGACTTTTGTGAACGGTCGCGAAATGTTGTTCGATCCGGAGACCGGTGAGTCCTACAACTCGATTGGCTTTGAGGAGCGGGAGTTTCCGGAGCTGACTGAAGACCCCTGGCTGATGCAGGCGCTGAATGACGAGCCAGACAATCTGTCGCTCAACGAAATTCAGCGGCTGCTCGATCTTTCCAGTTCGGAGAACCCGAAGCTGCCGATGTATGAGCTCCGGCAGCAGCGGATACTCTCGCAGCCTTTAGTGTGCTTGGTCATGGTGGGCATTGCGGTGCCGTTTGCCGTGGCTGGCGTGCGCGTGAACCCCGTGGTCGGCGTCGCGAAGGCGCTGGGCCTGTTCGCCGTGTTTTTCGCGTTGGAGGAAGTTTTTCGCCTGCTGGGCTCGCAAGGAGTCATGCCGCTGAGCTTGGCCGTGTGGTTGCCCTTTGCGCTAATGCTGCTGGTGTCGGCCCACTATTTCCGCAAGGTGGTTTAA